Proteins found in one bacterium genomic segment:
- the hemG gene encoding protoporphyrinogen oxidase has protein sequence MSADAKSAPRIIVIGGGIAGLATAYLLQELGRENGKSVQITVLEALDVAGGSTRTDLDSGFTCEWGPNGFLDNEPATLELVKRLNLTDDLVRADESASKRFIYYGGKMREVPVKPPAFLTSNILPFGAKLRIAMELFVPAKRNGHEETVHSFGVRRLGRTFADFLLDPMVSGIFAGNTKELSLPAVFPKMVEMERDYGGLFRAMIAKGREAKKTGKVSGGPAGANAVLHTFKRGMGELTETLLRALNATIRTSTPAEAIELKNNVWTVKVSGEVLEADAVIMACPSYAAADMIRGLSPKAADAIGQIPFAPVEVVCHGHRAEDLGHSLHGFGVLIPRSEGVRSLGTLWSDSIFPGQAPKGVKLLRTLIGGAHDPGVTQMSTSEIERTAEQDHQTLYHVKNPPVFRKVIRHEKGIAQYTIGHPARVAAIDALERETRGLYFTGASYRGVSINGCVKDAFRVARNFWDNWRPQA, from the coding sequence ATGTCGGCTGACGCGAAATCGGCACCACGGATTATTGTGATCGGCGGAGGGATTGCCGGACTGGCGACGGCCTATCTGCTGCAGGAACTGGGACGCGAAAACGGCAAGAGCGTGCAGATTACGGTGCTGGAGGCGCTGGATGTTGCCGGCGGCTCGACACGCACCGATCTTGATTCCGGTTTTACGTGCGAATGGGGCCCGAACGGATTTCTGGACAACGAACCGGCAACGCTGGAGCTGGTGAAGAGGCTGAACCTGACCGATGATCTGGTGCGCGCCGATGAGAGCGCGAGCAAGCGCTTCATCTATTACGGCGGTAAGATGCGCGAAGTGCCGGTCAAGCCGCCCGCGTTTCTAACGTCGAACATTCTGCCCTTCGGCGCGAAGCTGCGGATTGCGATGGAGCTGTTTGTTCCCGCCAAGCGCAACGGGCACGAGGAGACGGTGCATTCCTTCGGCGTGCGCCGCCTGGGGCGGACATTTGCGGATTTTCTGCTCGACCCCATGGTGTCGGGCATTTTTGCGGGGAACACCAAAGAGCTGTCGCTTCCGGCGGTGTTTCCCAAGATGGTGGAGATGGAACGCGACTATGGCGGCCTGTTCCGCGCGATGATTGCCAAGGGGCGTGAAGCAAAGAAAACCGGCAAAGTGTCCGGTGGCCCGGCGGGAGCAAATGCGGTGCTGCATACGTTCAAACGGGGAATGGGCGAATTGACGGAGACGCTGTTGCGAGCGCTGAACGCGACGATTCGAACATCCACACCCGCTGAGGCCATCGAACTCAAGAATAACGTGTGGACCGTGAAGGTTAGCGGCGAGGTTCTGGAAGCCGATGCGGTGATTATGGCCTGCCCTTCCTATGCGGCGGCGGACATGATTCGCGGTCTGTCGCCGAAGGCCGCCGATGCAATTGGGCAGATTCCGTTTGCGCCGGTGGAGGTGGTTTGCCACGGACATCGCGCAGAAGATCTGGGGCACTCGCTGCATGGATTCGGCGTGCTGATTCCGCGCTCGGAAGGCGTGCGGTCACTGGGGACACTGTGGAGCGATTCGATCTTTCCCGGTCAGGCGCCCAAAGGTGTCAAGCTGCTGCGGACCTTGATCGGCGGCGCGCATGACCCGGGCGTGACCCAAATGTCCACATCAGAGATCGAGCGCACGGCGGAGCAGGATCATCAGACGCTGTACCACGTGAAGAATCCGCCGGTATTCCGCAAGGTGATCCGCCACGAAAAGGGAATCGCGCAGTATACGATTGGACATCCGGCGCGGGTGGCGGCGATTGATGCCTTGGAGCGCGAGACGCGCGGATTGTATTTTACCGGCGCGTCTTATCGCGGCGTGTCGATTAACGGCTGTGTGAAAGATGCCTTCCGTGTGGCGCGGAACTTCTGGGACAACTGGAGACCCCAAGCATGA
- the hemN gene encoding oxygen-independent coproporphyrinogen III oxidase — protein MDTKRLLRELPEEKIFELVERLDVRGPRYTSYPTVPVWKSDFPVKPFVESLRRMAAEKDPIAVYVHLPFCKSRCLYCGCNSCISSDEPRIRRYVTALTTEIERVSGFFQGKVKHGQLHLGGGTPTHIPPTLLAWVLDYLIERIPATAHAEHSVEVDPRVTTDEHLDLLAERGFRRISVGLQDLNADVQFAIRREYTLDQLKEFIARSRRAGFTSVNIDLIYGLPLQTRASWIKTLEEVVKLRPDRIASFGYAHLPEKIKHQRAIKDEDLPPARDRLGMLLDANHFFTDHGYEAVGMDHFALPGDELAMARRGSRLWRNFMGYTTSRGMELLGFGCSAISEFRDLFVQNLSQPEAYADAIAIGTWAVQRGHKLDEEDRLRKQIINHLMCNLEIDVPDEAHATGNGLVQSLEGALESLKQYEADGLLVSRNGGFTITDLGQLFVRNLAMPFDRYLEGQTDVKFSRTV, from the coding sequence ATGGATACGAAACGACTGCTGCGGGAACTTCCCGAAGAGAAAATATTCGAACTGGTGGAACGGCTGGACGTGCGCGGACCGCGCTATACGTCCTATCCCACGGTGCCGGTGTGGAAGAGCGATTTCCCGGTAAAGCCGTTTGTGGAATCGCTGCGGCGCATGGCGGCGGAGAAGGACCCGATTGCCGTGTATGTGCATCTGCCGTTCTGCAAAAGCCGCTGCCTGTACTGCGGCTGTAACTCGTGCATCTCGAGCGATGAACCGCGCATCCGCCGCTACGTAACCGCGCTGACCACCGAGATCGAGCGCGTGAGCGGTTTCTTTCAGGGAAAGGTCAAGCACGGGCAACTGCATCTGGGCGGTGGGACGCCGACGCACATCCCTCCCACCCTGCTGGCCTGGGTGCTGGACTATTTGATTGAACGGATTCCGGCGACGGCCCATGCGGAGCATTCGGTGGAGGTGGATCCACGCGTGACCACGGATGAGCATCTGGACCTCCTGGCCGAGCGCGGCTTCCGCAGAATCTCGGTGGGCTTGCAGGATCTGAATGCCGACGTGCAGTTTGCCATCCGGCGCGAGTATACGCTCGATCAGCTCAAGGAGTTTATCGCGCGCTCGCGCAGGGCGGGCTTCACCAGCGTCAACATCGATCTGATTTACGGCCTGCCGCTGCAAACGCGCGCGAGCTGGATCAAGACCCTCGAAGAGGTGGTGAAGCTGCGGCCCGACCGCATTGCGTCCTTCGGGTATGCGCATCTTCCGGAGAAGATTAAGCACCAGCGGGCGATTAAGGATGAAGATCTGCCGCCGGCGCGTGACCGCCTCGGGATGCTGCTCGATGCCAATCATTTCTTCACCGATCATGGCTATGAAGCGGTGGGGATGGACCACTTCGCGCTGCCCGGCGACGAACTGGCCATGGCGCGGCGCGGGTCGCGGCTGTGGAGAAACTTCATGGGCTACACCACAAGCCGCGGCATGGAATTGCTGGGGTTTGGGTGCTCAGCCATCAGTGAATTCCGCGATCTGTTTGTGCAGAACCTGTCGCAGCCCGAAGCGTACGCCGACGCGATTGCCATCGGCACGTGGGCGGTGCAGCGCGGGCACAAGCTGGATGAAGAGGACCGGCTGCGCAAGCAGATTATCAATCATCTGATGTGCAACCTCGAGATTGACGTTCCGGACGAAGCACATGCGACGGGCAACGGACTGGTGCAGTCGCTGGAAGGCGCGCTGGAGTCTCTCAAACAGTACGAGGCAGACGGGCTGCTGGTGAGCCGCAACGGCGGATTTACGATTACGGATCTGGGTCAGCTTTTTGTGCGCAATCTGGCGATGCCCTTCGACCGCTATCTGGAAGGCCAGACCGATGTCAAATTCTCACGGACGGTGTAG
- the hemE gene encoding uroporphyrinogen decarboxylase has protein sequence MSSTPDRAQTFSSPVNPSSMQNSSLTASSYLRAARGEKLAVPPVWLMRQAGRYLPEYLELRAKHEFLEVCNVPELAAEATLQPIRRFHFDAAILFSDILVPLVPMGVDLSFGKGHGPQIANPMRSRDDILKLREIEPQESLDNVLEAIRMIRAALPKEVALIGFCGAPFTLSAYMIEGGKPDPFANLKRMMYADRSSFDLLLDKLATMVASYLTAMVEAGADAIQLFDTWSGILPQWEFRAVNLPVLQKIFSALKPLNVPLTYFVHGGAHLVGAMKDTGCTVASLDWRVSLPEARRILGDKIALQGNLDATVLLADEATIRRETRRVKQEGSTGGHIFNLGHGILPITPIASVEIMLDELRKA, from the coding sequence ATGAGTTCGACCCCCGACCGCGCGCAGACCTTCTCTTCCCCCGTGAATCCCTCGTCTATGCAGAATTCCTCCTTGACTGCATCGTCTTACCTGCGCGCGGCCCGGGGAGAGAAATTGGCGGTGCCGCCTGTGTGGCTGATGCGCCAGGCCGGCCGCTATTTGCCGGAGTACCTTGAACTGCGGGCCAAGCACGAGTTCCTTGAGGTGTGCAATGTGCCCGAGCTGGCCGCCGAAGCCACGCTGCAGCCGATTCGCAGATTCCATTTCGATGCGGCGATTCTGTTCAGCGATATTCTGGTGCCGCTGGTGCCGATGGGTGTGGATCTTTCCTTCGGCAAAGGGCATGGGCCGCAGATTGCCAACCCGATGCGCTCGCGAGACGATATCCTGAAGCTGCGGGAGATCGAACCGCAGGAGAGTCTCGACAATGTGCTGGAGGCGATTCGGATGATCCGCGCGGCGCTGCCCAAAGAGGTTGCGCTGATCGGCTTCTGCGGCGCGCCGTTCACGCTCAGCGCCTATATGATTGAAGGCGGCAAGCCGGATCCATTCGCCAATCTGAAACGGATGATGTACGCCGACCGTTCGAGTTTCGATCTGCTGCTGGACAAGCTGGCGACGATGGTAGCATCTTATCTGACGGCGATGGTGGAAGCGGGCGCGGATGCGATTCAGCTCTTCGATACGTGGTCGGGCATTCTGCCCCAGTGGGAATTCCGCGCCGTGAACCTGCCGGTGCTGCAAAAGATATTTTCCGCATTGAAGCCGCTGAATGTGCCGCTGACCTATTTCGTTCACGGCGGCGCGCATTTGGTGGGAGCAATGAAGGACACCGGCTGCACGGTGGCGAGCCTCGACTGGAGAGTCTCACTGCCTGAGGCGCGGCGGATTCTGGGAGACAAGATCGCCTTGCAGGGAAACCTGGATGCGACGGTTCTGCTGGCCGATGAGGCGACGATCCGCCGCGAGACACGCCGCGTGAAGCAGGAAGGCAGCACGGGCGGGCACATTTTCAATCTCGGGCACGGCATTTTGCCGATCACCCCGATTGCTTCCGTGGAGATCATGCTGGATGAACTGCGCAAAGCCTGA
- the hemH gene encoding ferrochelatase, with amino-acid sequence MKAALLLVNMGGPNSLDQVRGYLRAIFRDPAILPVPSLLRAPLASLISSRRTGAVEERYRLIGGHSPLLHWTERLRTEIASVLPGNGSRPAVAYAFRYAAPLIGEAFAALKRDGVEHVTVLPLFPHYTGAMSGSVLTEAKRAAEKYSMTWNAVDAWGLQDDVLDLWARYLARSLDIAGDGARVLFVAHGIPLRSVRRGDEYPDHVAETAKKLAATLPDGTEWSLAYQSKVGPVEWTGPYIEHEIERLAASPAPLVLMPLSFAADCLETLYDLDHIAMERARAAGVESVVRVRVFNDDPSFARILAKLVTEEYHVG; translated from the coding sequence GTGAAAGCGGCGCTCTTACTGGTCAACATGGGTGGACCGAACAGCCTCGATCAGGTGCGCGGGTATTTGCGGGCGATCTTCCGCGATCCGGCGATTCTGCCCGTGCCTTCACTGCTGCGCGCGCCGCTGGCGTCGCTGATTTCCTCGCGGCGAACGGGCGCGGTGGAAGAGCGCTACCGGCTGATCGGCGGCCACTCTCCCCTGCTCCACTGGACGGAGAGACTGCGTACGGAGATCGCGTCGGTGTTGCCGGGCAACGGGTCGCGTCCCGCCGTGGCCTATGCCTTCCGCTATGCCGCGCCGCTGATTGGTGAGGCGTTTGCGGCACTCAAGCGTGACGGGGTGGAACATGTCACCGTGCTGCCGTTGTTCCCCCATTATACGGGAGCGATGAGCGGTTCCGTTTTGACGGAAGCCAAACGCGCGGCGGAAAAGTACTCGATGACATGGAACGCGGTGGACGCGTGGGGCCTGCAGGACGACGTCTTGGATTTGTGGGCGCGGTATCTGGCACGGTCACTGGACATTGCGGGGGACGGCGCGAGGGTGCTGTTTGTGGCGCACGGAATTCCGCTGCGCAGCGTGCGGCGCGGTGACGAATATCCCGATCACGTGGCGGAGACGGCGAAGAAACTGGCGGCCACGCTGCCGGACGGCACGGAATGGTCGCTGGCCTATCAGAGCAAAGTCGGCCCCGTGGAATGGACGGGACCGTATATCGAGCATGAGATTGAACGGCTGGCAGCGTCTCCCGCGCCGCTGGTGCTGATGCCGCTCAGCTTTGCGGCGGACTGCCTCGAGACGCTGTATGATCTGGATCATATTGCCATGGAGCGGGCGCGGGCAGCGGGAGTGGAGAGTGTGGTCAGGGTGCGTGTCTTCAATGACGATCCTTCTTTTGCGCGCATTCTGGCGAAGCTGGTGACGGAGGAGTACCATGTCGGCTGA